TGGCGCAGGAGCGCCACAAAGTACTGACACCGCAACCGGCCACGCCCAAGGGCGTGGCCGACTGCGTGGCCGAGGTCGTCGGCCACTTCGACTGGCAGGGGCCCGTCGGCATCACCTTCCCGGGCGTCGTCACCGGTGGCATCACCCGGACCGCGGCCAATGTCGACAAGGGGTGGATCGACACGGACGCCCGCACCCTCCTCGGCGAACGGATCGGCCTGCCGGTCACGATCCTCAACGACGCCGACGCTGCCGGAATGGCCGAGATGGCCTTCGGTGCGGGCCGCGGACGCAAGGGCACGGTCATCATGCTGACCTTCGGTACGGGGATCGGCAGCGCGGTCTTCACGGACGGCCGGCTGGTCCCCAACACCGAGCTGGGCCATCTGGAATTGCACGGCCACGACGCGGAGAAGCACGCCTCGACGAAGGCCAAGGAGGACGAG
The Streptomyces sp. NBC_00234 DNA segment above includes these coding regions:
- the ppgK gene encoding polyphosphate--glucose phosphotransferase; its protein translation is MEIFGVDIGGSGIKGAPVDLDRGDLAQERHKVLTPQPATPKGVADCVAEVVGHFDWQGPVGITFPGVVTGGITRTAANVDKGWIDTDARTLLGERIGLPVTILNDADAAGMAEMAFGAGRGRKGTVIMLTFGTGIGSAVFTDGRLVPNTELGHLELHGHDAEKHASTKAKEDEDLSWHHWAHRVQKYLVHVEMLFSPELFVIGGGVSRKAEKFLPLIEHVRAEIVPAELQNNAGIVGAAMAAARSSEGSGT